The genomic segment TCTTCTTGACATTGCATTGTGTTGTTTAGGCCATGAACTTGATTTTAAGGCATTTCTGCTAACATGTTTCTCCAAATCTTCACATAGTTCTGTTGCTGTGCCTGACCATTTACCACGTCTATCATACATCAGTTCAATAATAGCATTAGCAACCAGGTCTGCATCAATAGCATCATCAATAATGTCTTGTCTGCTTTGGTTGTATGCTTCCATAAATGTTCCCTGTTTTAAACCAAGACCCGGTTCTGCTTCTGAAATTTTCGTAGCAAAATCAGCCATTCGTGGAAGTGAAGCAAGTTCAATGCTTCCCCTGTTTTGTATACCTGCTGAAACGCCTTTATAAAATGCACCCAATATTTCCGGCCTATCCTGTTCCCATTTTTTCAGGATTTCTTTTTCTGTAAGCCTTTTATCATCATCTATGGAATCCAGATGAATACTTATAGCTCTGTCAGCAAGGTCATGGCGACTAGCTAAATCATCAGGGATACCGTTAATAATTATTGGCCTTTTTACATTGATCTGCATTTCACCATCATTTGTGAACAATGTGCGTTTTGCAAATCCTCCTCCAGTTGAAAAACGGCAGAGTATGTCAGATTTATCATCATTAATTTTGGATGCATTATCAAAATTCAAGACCCAAGAATGTGTTGCTGATATTGCCAAATCTCTTTCTGAACCGGTCAGAGAACGTGAAGACATTGATGATGGGTCTATGAGGTCTCTTAATAACCTTGCTGTCATACTTTTCCCTGAACCCTGTTCAGCTTGAATAATCAAAATCGGAAAAGGGCCGTCTGGATTTAATGCAGCTATAATCCAGGCTATAACAAGTGTAAATTCATGAGGCTCTTTGAAATTAATATAATCCCTCAACTTGTCTATGCTTCCCCCGTCAACAGGCAGGGAAAGAGGTAGCATCCCCTGCTTTCTTACAAAGTGTACAGGTGAATTATTTGAAGAAATAACCTTGTAACCATCTTTGCTGATTTCAACCTGCTCCCTTTTATCATTCCCAATATCAACATAAATACAATCATTGGCCTCAGCATATCTGAGATACACTTCATGCTGAAGCCCTTCAAAACGTGCTTTGCCTTCCAGGTTAATTATAGTCTCATCCAGCTTATTTTTAGTCGTCATGCATTGAATTTGTTTATAAACCTGATAAGACAAATAATTTCTGAAATCAGAGCTATTTACAGGATAAACCTCCTTATGCTCTTCATACACAATTTCTACATATGCATCGTTTGTAGGGGTATGAAAAAAATTAGTTGACTTGCACCCAATCTCCATTATCATTTGAGATGAAAGTTTTGGTTTAGCCTTTGGTCGTTTTGGCTTTGCTTCTTTTTTAGACTTTTCCTCTTGTGAATCAGGTTTCTTCTGATTTTCAGTTTTTTTCTTTTTTCTATCATCTGGTAAACTGTCTGTCATTTTTCCTCCTGTTTGTTTTGTATTAAAAAATCAATCTAACTCTCTACAAAGCAAAGGGTGAAAATGGCTTTAACAGGTGTTAAAATGCTTTTAACTTTTTGTATCTTGCTTAAATTACATTAAATAAAAAAGTTATAAATTATTTTAAGTAAAAAGTGAGATATATTTCTTATCTATATCTTTGCCTGAAAAAAAATCTAAAATATAAACCCATCAAAAAAATACCGTCAATATTGTCCAGTCGTTATTGCCTCAGTATTGTCTTTTGTAAAATAACTATATAATCAGATAGTTAACCTGAATATGGCAGATAGGACGATGAAAACGATATTTTTTAGGAACTTTGATATTTACTTTTCTGAAATTGAGTTAAGAAAAAATAGAAATGACATGGAAGGAAGATTGTAACTGAATTGATGGAATGACTTTTTGATGGTATATTTAGCTATAATACACTGTTTTTATATTATTTATTACTATTTATTATATTTCAATACGTTATGAGATAGTGGTAAGACTGTCATTAGTGAAAGGTGTGTAAACCCTTACCCCTAAAGGCTTTGCTAAGAAAATCTTTTATTTTTTGTTATTGTAACAGGCAGGAAACAGGGACTAATAAACACACACATTGCAGATAAAAAAATCATAAATTCAAGCAGGAAAAAATTTCAGGTGAAACCTGCTTTACCACGTCCAATATATCCCTCTTCCATTTACGGGGCATTCCTTCAAATATAAATTTCATGCGTTCCCGCCGGGCTTTATCTTCAATGCACAATTCACCGATACTTTGGGCACTCTGTAAATCCTTATCCCTTTTTGCCGGACTTTTCTGTTTCTGACTGATAATGATTTTATGAAGCACAAATGCTTCCGGTTCCGGGAGCCAGATGGTAATGCCAGCGTGCTTCATTTGAAATTTGTAATCCTGTAACAGAGTCATATACCTGAGACCTTCTGCATTAATATTCAACTTTTTTATTTCATAGGGGCTGTCTTTTCCCCTGCCAAGTGCCGGGGTCAGAAATTGGATTTCAAGATCAGGATGAACGTATTTCACAAGGCCGGTATGATAATCAAAATCATTGTCAAATCCAAGATTGTTTAAAAGCTCGCTCACATCAACCTTTTTCCTGATTTTTGGCGGGTTTGGCACAAGAAAATCAATATCAGTAGTTCTGATAAGCGGGATTTCCGGTGCTTCATCAAACAGAATCCTGTAATAATATTGACACCAGCTTCCGGCAAGAATCAGTTTTTCCAGAACTCCTGCGTTTTCCAGTTCCTTGTGTACGGTTGAAAGGAGTTTATATTTTTTTTCCATGAATGACCTTTTCAATCTCTGCCAGATCGTTTTTTACCTGTTTCAGCTTGTCTTCATAATTTTTGCGGAGTTCAATTTTTTTTATAACATTTTCAGCCTTTTCAGAATTTCCAGGCCCAATGTATTCAAATTTGACTTTCCTGTTTTCCCGGTATGCAAGATACAGGTATTCTTTCTTTTTTCTCTTTTTAAAAGAAATACTTCCCCTGGGATAAGAAAGTATAGCATTTTGATATTTTACAGAAAGAGCTTTTAAACGCTGATGTTCTTCCTCTAATATGCTTTTTAGATAGCTCATATTGACACCGTTTTTTTATTGCCTAACAACGCTTATTGCTTTGTATAATGTTAGGCAATTTGTGTCAAGATGTTGGGGAAGGGATTTGGACATTTGAATCAGGTCTTTCATGATACAAAAAAAGAAGCGGGCACATAAACTTCATGCCCGCCAGTTTGATTTGAATTATAAAGTGTCTTTATTTAACCTGAAAACTCAGAAAACGAATATTATCCTTCAAAGAGTCTCCTGTAATTTCCCCAATTGGATTCAAAAATGCAGCTACAATATAATCACCCGGAGTTGTGAGAGCAAAATCCCGATTATCTTCGGTATCAGTCTGATTGTCACCCCACTCATCAGTTCTATTGACATCATTACCAACTTCAGTAAGACTCAACAGGTTTTCTGCTGTGACTTCAGAAAACTGGTTAGCGGGGAAAAAGTAATAGTAGGTGTGAACACCTATTTCCGGTTTGCTTCCATTGTACTGATTTTTAACCCAAATTTCGGGTTGATCTCCAACGTGTAAAACCGCCCCGTTTTCAGTAAACTTTTCACCAGTATTCAGATTATTGAGTCCGAAACCAATCATAGCCAGGCGATTTGATTCAGTAATGGAAAATTCCAGGACTTTAAAATTATCATCCGGATCGTCTTTGGGAACTTCCAAAAGAGGATCAAGAATTATTGCAACAACATAATCCCCCGCTTCATACGGGAGGGTAAACTTATTGCTTTCTCCATCGCTTTCACCTACGCCCAAATTTTTTGCTTCATGCTCGTCTATGCCCCGGCGGGTTAGGCTAAGCACGTTTTCCCGGTTGATTTCATTGAGATAATATCTTGGGAAAAAGTAGTAATAAACCGGGACATCGCTGGGTATATCATATTTCGAGACGTTTTTAGCTGTTGAGCCTATTCTTACGTTAGTTCCGCCCGGAAGGGTGAAGCCGCTCGAAGTAAATCTTTCTCCGGTGTCTTGGTTTTCCAGGACGATTGAAGCAGAAACTCTATTTGGTTTAGTGACTGTCAGTGTTAAGAATTCAACCGGATTAACCAAAGAAATGTCATCAGTTGAATTACAATCTTTAGAATCTATAACTTGGGCAAAGATATTTCTGGTACTCAAATCAGCAAAACTGATTGAAACAAAACACTCATAAAGTTGACCGGGCCAGAGTTGGCCAATTGATAATGAGGTCAATTCCGTATCAATGGCGGGGTCAAAATCAGTGTCATCAGAAGAAAAAAGCTTAAGGGTAACATTGTCACTTCTTCCCCCGATGTCTTGATTGATGACCTGAACTTTAACGTCAGCAACTTCGTCTTGTTCAATTGCAGCGGTTGTGTTTCCATCAAGCGTTACGCCAATAATATCCACATCGGATGGAGCGTTGGGGGAAATAATTCTTAAATTCATGGACTTGAGGTTGTTAGCCAAACTATCCCCCTTGATTTTATCTCGTGAGTTGATCATACTTGCCACTGTGTATGTACCAATGGCGGTTGGCAGAAAATATGAAGAGAGTTGCTCATGAATAGTCTCTCCTTTTTCCAGTTCTCCTTCCTTGATATGATCAACTCCGTCCAAATTCGCGTAGTCTCGGATGTTGTTCGGGGTGAGGTAAACCATTCCGGGAATCAGCCAGTAACGCAAGTCAGTATCATCAGCAATGTCGTAGCCTTTGTTTTTAGCATTAGCTTTGATTGCTACTTCTTGACCGCCATTTTCAAAAAAAGCGGTTGATGGAGAAAAGAATTCTTCACCGGTGGTCTTGTTATAAACAGAGAGTCTGGTGAGTTCTAATTCGGGGTAGCGAATTTTAATGGTGGCATATTCCGGGCAATACCACTTTTTACCACCTTCCCATTTTACATAAACGAACAAATAAGCGTTGCATTCTCCCCATGATTCCGGGACTTTTACGCTTTTGATGTATTCTTTTTCATCTTCGCCGTCTCTTACTGTACAGGTGTCTTTGCCCAAATACTCGTCTTCGTCTTTGTCGAAATGTTTATCTTTGGAAAGATAAAATTTCATTTCGGCTTTGATATCCTTGCCGTGATGCTCATAGAACCTTATCCTACCATCAAACTTTTTCCCGATTCCGAGAGTGATTTCGTCTTTCCATTTGTTTTTGTTTTTCTCGGAAACATTGACAGAGCGGAAAAGGGTTTTGAGGTCTCCGGCAGCGGTGACGGGGTTGGGATCTTCGTAAACAGGTGGATCATCAATTGGAGGATTGTCTGTGTTGTCTCCGCAAGTGGCATCTTCACATCCCTTTGCAGAGCCAATCCAAACTCTCTTGCGAGAGCTATCACTGTTCAAAGGAAAGTCTTCTGACAATCTCTTTTCCGGTTTTGTGATGTTAAAAAACTGATTCCCAGCCCCCTCACTAGTGTACCACGACCAAAAGGTGGTTATATAGGTAATCGCTTTTGGACTATAAAGCATGAATCGAAAAAAACAATTCTCTTTAAGCTCTTTTACATTACCAACAAGCTGAATGTTGAGATCAAGACGGGCTGTATCACCATAAAAAGAATGTCCCTCATAAAAAAGGATTTCCACTTCATAAAGTTTTTCTGCTTGAAGAGTACTTGGATCTCTAACACCTACCGTATAAATCTTTTTATCATTATCATCGGAGAGTTTATTATCCAAATATAGAAGTTTCTGCAAATCAGCGTTATTTTCATAGTTTGTGTAGAGAGTTTCGTTACCTATAAATATTTTATCATAGTCAATAATATCAAATTCCAACCCAAGTGGTCTTGTTACTCCATTTGAAAATTTTTTTTTTAAAAACTCAATGTTTTTTTTAGAAAATTTAAATGTAAGTACTATTTTATCTTGATTTAAGCAAACGTGAAGAGACCCTTCTTTAGGATACCATTTCTCGTTACCTCCTTTTATTTCCCATACATTAGGCCCTTCAGTTTCCATAGTCTCATTAAAACCATCAAGGAAACCAGCCCAACCCGTTTGGGGCAAATATACGGCCAAAAATGCAAAAAACATAATCCAAAGATACAACACTCTTTTTAAATTCATTTCGATTCTCCTTTTAATACATTTAATATAATCCCATAAAATTTAGTTGAAATTATCGGGCAGCCCTATCCAAACCTTAGATTAGGTCTGCCCAAAGAACACTGAATTAACTTAGCAACATATTAGATGTTATTTATCCTGAATTTTTGTTCCTGAATGCCTCTCACCATTAACTTCAACTGTTGTTTTGTTACCTTCAAGCATACCGGATATCCCCCCAGTACAAATCGTCGTTAATACATCAACAGGCGATGAAGTATCCACAACCTTACCAGAATAGGCATCTCCTTTATTATCAACAACTGTTGCATATTTTGCCATAACATTTCTCCCTTCTAAATCTTTTGATTAATGATTATTATTCTGATCTCAACTTAAACTTTATTTTTCGTTTCACCTCCTTTCACTCTTTTTCTGAGTTCCTATATTCATTGTATCCATCCACCCCCCAAAAACTTTAAAATATTTTTAAATGATCCTTAAAATATTTTTTGCATCCCTAAATTGAACAGTAGCCTTTCAGACAAAAACTTTAAAAATAACAGAAACTTTTTGAGAAAGGTTTCCGTCTATTCCTAATCTTCGGCTTGGAAACAGGTGAAAACAGACAGCCATTTTTAGAGTTGCTAATCTTTGGAAACCAGTGCTGCCAGAAAAAGTGCTGCCGCACCAACGATAAGAACACCACCCAACACACCGCTGCCTTCTGAAGATTTTTCTGCTATCTCCCTGATCTCTACCGGAGACACATTTTCAATTAATCCGGGAGACCAGAAACCGGATTTCTGCTTTCTTGTCATGGCACAGCGGGGGCATTGGTAATATTCATAGCCATTTTCGTTACAAATATTTACCATTGAAAGATGGGAGCGCTTGATGACCCGGTTAAAACCGGAACCATGTGTCTCTTCATTATAACAATGAGTGCATTCCATAATATTTCTCTCCTTATTGAAGAGTGTTATGTGTTTCATGAGAATGTTTTTTAAGATAAACGCCTATTATGATTTTCTAATTCTCTCCCCCTCTTTATATCCCGCTTTATAATCTTTGGCATCACCGATTGGATTACCGCCTAATATTGTCTCAAGGTAATCTGCTCCAGCTTTAATGCCAGTCCCTATCGGGCCTTCATTTCCTTCTTTGGAAGAATTTCCCTGTACACCATCTTTCACGCCTTGATCATAAGATTTTTTGCTCATAATTTACCTCCATTTTTAGGTTATAAGTTAGTTTCTTTCACTGCTTACGATTCTTACTTAAAATATCCCCAATGACATGACTTCCTTTCATATTTTCAGAGTTTTACCTGCCACATGAACGCCATCCATGTGACAGTCATATTCCATAGTAAACGCAACGGTAGTAAGCCGTCTTTAATAGTACAGTAGCCCTTCAAACAAAAAACTTTAAAAATAAGATAAAATTTTTGAAAAAATTTCTGTCAGTTTCCAATTATTAATTTTAAATTTTTCTTGCAATATTTATAAAATCATGATTGAAAATTGCAATATTTTTTAAAACAGCATTTAATGCCTTGAAATACATATTATTCATAAATTTAATTTTAGTCAATAATATTAGTATGTTTTAACATGTTACTGTTTTAATATGAAATGAAACGTATTTTAATATAAATTATAAAACGAGGTATTTATATGAAACAGACTAAACCTATTGAAAATAAAGAACTTATCAAAACAAAAGCATCTCTGTGGGCTGTTTTCCCAAATCTTGAAACATATCATGATTTCATAAATGAGAATCAGCCAAATGCTCTTATATCTTTTATCCGCTATGCAAAATTGAATGGGGCAATTGCAGAGGAATCAGAAAAGTCTTTTGAGGAGTTTATTAATCAAAACAAGCATGAAATAACGGTTAAAGAATACGATATTTCTAATATTTCGTTAAAAGATCTTCCAGAAAAATTACAATTTGATTCATTCAGGTGGTTATGCAGTCGAATAAAAATACTGATAAAAAAATTTGAATTGGATATTCCATCGGTCAGTCCGACAATGTTCAGCCGCTTAAATAATGAGCCTGCAAATACAAATAAAAAAAAGAACGCATTAAGAATACTGGCATTCTGGATAGGGCAGGAAAGGCCTGCTTTTTCATCATTCTGGAATTATGAAACACTTTTGAATCTTTGTCCGCATGATCTCAATATCTCAAAAATAACAGAAGGTGCCAGACTTGCGGTTTCATTGCAAGGGCGAGGTGATGTTATTAATGAAGCAACAATTAAATGGTTAAGAACGGAACTCAAAAGTTGTATTCAGGACATGAATATCAAGTATGCATCAATAGAAAGCGGTACATCATTTCACATTACAGAATTTTCAATAAAAATTCCCATTCAAAGCGCAACACAAAACAATTTTAACCATCCTAAAATATATGGTAAATGTATTCGTGATGCAATTGCAATTGCACACCAAATTTCTGTACGCTGGATACTTTCCCCTCATAATTCTCCGAAAAAGTTTTTGTCAGTCGGAATTGCATCAGGTGATTTTTCTGAACTGGACATCCCATTAAAAACATTAATAAACGCCAAATTGCAGGGAGACCCTATCATTCGTGTAACGGATTATACTCATATGTGTATATTAATCAACAATATACAGGTAATTTGCTGCGACAACCCCATACAGATTGACGTGCCGGACGGAAGCAGATTGACTTTATGGTGGTTTATTGGTTTATGGAGTACAATATATTGGGATTTTGCTCCTATTATTTTAAATAAAAATTCCCTGGCTTCAGATGATGAATCAAAATATTTTTTAAAAAAGGCCCTTTGGTTCCCTGACCAGCTTACAAGCTTCCGGGACCTTGAAAAAGGAAACGCTGCAATAATCAATTTATTTAAATTTCCTCAGAATGCTTTATTAGGCTTTGAAATTGCAAAAACATTTTTTTATAGAAACATGTTTTTTGAAGCTAACGAGATTTTAAAGATTATCCTGAGTACAGAGCCTAAAAATTTGGTTGCCAGAACTCTGAGAATAAATATTTTCATGCAATTAAGTTTAAAAGCCGATTTACCATATTCAATTGCAGAAACCTATTACAGATGGTTTGAAAATGAAGCAAAATTTTGTTTGGAAAACTGCAAAGTAGATGAAGAATTTTATTGTGAATACGCTTTGGCCAAACTCGCACAGGCATTAAAGATTCTTAGGATTCTAAGATCAGATAACGATCTGGACAGTATAAAAAGGGATTCTTTATCTGATTTGATGATAAAGACACTTAAAGATTCTTTGTCAGTTTTTGAAAAAGCGGCTACCTTATCCCCGACCGGCTACCGATCATTATATTGGTATGTATTGGTAAGTAGTTTTACAGATATGTTATTAAAAGACAATGAATTGATTTTCAATAAAAAGCCATTTATTGATAAACACGGTTGCAGTATGAATACTGTTGTAAATATGTTTAAATTATTAGGATGGTTGCCTCATGATGACATGGCAATAAATAGTGACACTATTGAGTTTTTAAAACAAAGATTATGGAACGCGGCAAATACTTATAATGATACCATATTAAACCGGGGACAAAAACCCAGCACTACTTTTTATTATGCAATATTAAATTGGGATTTAAACCCCTTTCTTGACGTAAAAACTGCAAGGCAGGTTATTTTGTGGCTTCGTGAAGCAATCAACATTGCAGAAACCGTTAGAAAAGATAATCTTTATGTATTCTCAACATTTCGATTAAACTCAGATGTTATTTCAATAGATAAATTTATAGAATGGGTAAATATATTGATTACTGAAATTGAGAAAAGAGTGGGAAGCTATGAATCACTTTTAAACAGAAAAGGTGATGAGTCTATTACTCCAGAAGAATCCGGGGGATTTAAACTATTTTGCCACTTGGTTGATGAAAACATATAAAAATTGATGGTGTCAGGAAATTTTTTAAGGTTAAAGGCAAGCCTATACTTTTTACATTTTGATAGATTGAATATCCTCTTTGAATAATTGTTGAAAACAATTTGCATCAAATGGTATCTTTTTCAATATAGCATCATTAATTAATGCTTTGTATTTCTTTCGGATACCATCAGAGACTTCATTTTTTATTATTTTATAACTTTTTTCCAAATCCTGTGCATAAGCTGTTTCCAGTTCCTGTCGCCATGAATTTTCGGTTTCTTCTTCTGTTGACAGGCGTTGCTGTATTTCAGACAATTTCCATAATTTTAAGAGGATACTACTCAGTAAAACTGTTACGGCATCTTCCTTAACAGCTTCTTTCATACATATACCGGGCAGGGTCTCCAGCAAGTCTTTTTTAACGGGAACAGGAAAAGGTTTATTAAAACCAGAATCATCAAATCTTTCACCGGATTTCAGAGACATCTTTATTTTTTTGAAAAAATTGTTCGAAATTCTTAAAGCAACATTATTTTCCAGACAATCCCCTTCAATTGTTACAAAATAATAAAAATCAATGTCTATATCAGCTAACCCTGTCAGCCTGTCAATTAATACTATGAGAATTTTTTCTTCTACAACTTGCTTGAATACCAAGCCTTTGATACCAATAATAGCTTCCCGGATATTATTTTTTTCTATTGTCTGTGCAGGCGGTATAAAACTTATATCTGGAATTTCATTGAACACGGAGATTACATTTTTTATAATGTTAATCCGATTTCTTTCCTGTGTTTTCAACCAATTTGCCACAGCTATCCTCGCATTATAGGATACCTTCCCAATCTTTTTCAGGTGAGAAACAAAAAACGATATTGTTTTTGCCAAACGGTTATACAATGATATTTCATTTTCTGTCAGTTTTTTAACATCAAAATATGCCCAGGTTTTATTCATTATTATTTCATATGACTCCTGCATATTACCTAATTTACGCAGTGTCTCCTGGGTATTCACATCTACAAGATTTTTTTCCCGTTCATCTCCCTTTTGAAGCCATAAAAACTGCTCAAGACAATTTTTCCACGAAAACGACCATTCAGAAAAAGATCGTAATAATTCTTCTATACCTATAAAATTAAATAAATCACTGCTTCTTTTGGGAAATTCCTTTCTTGTTGATACAAGTTTATAAACTTCAGGACGAATCCTGTTAATTCTCTCTGCTATCCTGTTTGCTTTATCAAGCTTTCCCTGAAGAATTGTTTCAATGAAACGTGTACATACGATAACAAGATCAAGAGATTTCGTTCTTATTTCAAACCACTGCTTCTGCCATTCATAAACAGAAGAACATTCATAATTCACCAATACATTGTCACACCAGACGCGATTAACATGTCTTTTAAACCTGTTCGGAATATTTTTTTTAACCATTTGCTTATGCGCTTCATCTAAAACTCTAAAATAATCCATTCCCGGTATTGGTAAATGAATTGCATCAACATCATACCTTTTATATTTTGACAAAAACAAACATATCTGGCCTGCACGTATCACACTTTCTTCGTTTAAATTCTTGCCATCAGTTTTCGGGATATACTCTATATTAAGATTTTCCCCTTTTTCAGTAATAGTCAGTGTATTTGTATAGCGTTTTAGCAATCCGACAATCTTTGATTTGTTTTTTTCAATAAAATTTTCATATTGTTCAGGATAGATCGCATTATACGAATCAAAAAATTCTCCTGCATCTTCAAGATCAAGAATTTGTAAAATTTTCCATAGAAATGAAACATCAATAATATCAAACAAAGGATATTTTAAGTCAAATCTTGAATACCATTGTGACAAACGGCCAATTGCTTTGAGATCATTTATGGCTTCCTGTCTGTTAAAATGCCTGGATAAAGTTTTTAAAAACGTAAAAGTATCGGAAGTTAAAGGAGCAAATGGAACCATACGGTCAATTGTGTTCAGATGCGCTCTTGCAGATTCTTGCCAAGTTTTATTGCTTTCCAGATTTTTAAAAGTTTGAACACCGCTCCAGGGGAATCCATTTAGAATAAACAAAGAATTCATAATACCTTTTGATGAAAGCTCATCAAATATGTCCTTATTTGTCTCCCAATTTTGTTTTGCATCTGTTGAAAAAAGTCCTTCAATTACATCTACAATCATTGAAAAAGGCTTATCAGCCATATGCTCAGCTAACTTTTCAAGAAATAATACACGCTCTTGTTTATCAATCATTAAAGGTGCATGAGCGCAGAAATCATTAAGCAAGTTCGGTTCAATAATTGCCAGAATATTTATAAGGGTATCGGAAATGGGGAGTGTTTCATGCAGAATATCTGAAAGATGCTGAGACCTTACAGGATGAAGACCTTCCACATATGCCGGTTTATTAATCATTATCTGGTATTCACGTTCAAGACTTTTCAGAATTTCACCTCTGTCGCCTTGAAAGCCGATGCGTTCAGCAACAGATTTGATAACAGATAAAGACAGCAGTTTTACCCCGCATAAATCAGCAACCGAGATAAGGCGAAGAATCTCCATTTTTTCTGCACAATTTTTTTCGCTGGCAATATTTCTGATCTGATGCGTCAGTCTTTCCTTCATCATGGTTCCGTGCGTGAGAAGATAAACATATTCTATCAATACACCCTGTTTTTGAACCTGTTCCCATGCAGTCTGCCATTGCAGTTCCGTGGATTCCAATTTTCCGGCTTTTTTAAACTGATCGTGAATATCCTTTGCCTCCATACTTGACATTGCAAT from the Desulfonema limicola genome contains:
- a CDS encoding GSU2403 family nucleotidyltransferase fold protein: MEKKYKLLSTVHKELENAGVLEKLILAGSWCQYYYRILFDEAPEIPLIRTTDIDFLVPNPPKIRKKVDVSELLNNLGFDNDFDYHTGLVKYVHPDLEIQFLTPALGRGKDSPYEIKKLNINAEGLRYMTLLQDYKFQMKHAGITIWLPEPEAFVLHKIIISQKQKSPAKRDKDLQSAQSIGELCIEDKARRERMKFIFEGMPRKWKRDILDVVKQVSPEIFSCLNL
- a CDS encoding tetratricopeptide repeat protein, which produces MKQTKPIENKELIKTKASLWAVFPNLETYHDFINENQPNALISFIRYAKLNGAIAEESEKSFEEFINQNKHEITVKEYDISNISLKDLPEKLQFDSFRWLCSRIKILIKKFELDIPSVSPTMFSRLNNEPANTNKKKNALRILAFWIGQERPAFSSFWNYETLLNLCPHDLNISKITEGARLAVSLQGRGDVINEATIKWLRTELKSCIQDMNIKYASIESGTSFHITEFSIKIPIQSATQNNFNHPKIYGKCIRDAIAIAHQISVRWILSPHNSPKKFLSVGIASGDFSELDIPLKTLINAKLQGDPIIRVTDYTHMCILINNIQVICCDNPIQIDVPDGSRLTLWWFIGLWSTIYWDFAPIILNKNSLASDDESKYFLKKALWFPDQLTSFRDLEKGNAAIINLFKFPQNALLGFEIAKTFFYRNMFFEANEILKIILSTEPKNLVARTLRINIFMQLSLKADLPYSIAETYYRWFENEAKFCLENCKVDEEFYCEYALAKLAQALKILRILRSDNDLDSIKRDSLSDLMIKTLKDSLSVFEKAATLSPTGYRSLYWYVLVSSFTDMLLKDNELIFNKKPFIDKHGCSMNTVVNMFKLLGWLPHDDMAINSDTIEFLKQRLWNAANTYNDTILNRGQKPSTTFYYAILNWDLNPFLDVKTARQVILWLREAINIAETVRKDNLYVFSTFRLNSDVISIDKFIEWVNILITEIEKRVGSYESLLNRKGDESITPEESGGFKLFCHLVDENI
- a CDS encoding dsDNA nuclease domain-containing protein, whose translation is MKRLPKRKKKHTKSLKSHFTDAFPEKEVQKILSPLDILAEKRRGGADSIKGFIFQCQYATFKILELFVKSDSSNERHVRLEGIEDIDIFKIESKEDCYEFIQVKSSKNKLDAGKFWGEHRVLQNFAEVYIKNPKNRFRLVHDMAFADGHLSKLDHACRSREVLSKSDLKYWKEKFAKLQKEQEADEKKEVWDWSLFDVAAFFQQINFEKTSGTELSAKIQTRLIEKYNITGGNEEQYASALYWNVFLWSKQRSIIHHQDLIKLIEAVKNDIAKGPLNPAVQNKWLTSVSFQLPEKESHYFDGKAAKPCDIVAGLPARRNHWEQKIYDVFMESDVTVIKASSGQGKSTLAWQAALKLSEEGWTPYELHWCADAEKVGSIIEFIESRIKIGEIPLIVIDGLNQTVSQWSELARRTSDHPVKYLVTTRMEDWYRFGADHSKLRLIPVDIAMSSMEAKDIHDQFKKAGKLESTELQWQTAWEQVQKQGVLIEYVYLLTHGTMMKERLTHQIRNIASEKNCAEKMEILRLISVADLCGVKLLSLSVIKSVAERIGFQGDRGEILKSLEREYQIMINKPAYVEGLHPVRSQHLSDILHETLPISDTLINILAIIEPNLLNDFCAHAPLMIDKQERVLFLEKLAEHMADKPFSMIVDVIEGLFSTDAKQNWETNKDIFDELSSKGIMNSLFILNGFPWSGVQTFKNLESNKTWQESARAHLNTIDRMVPFAPLTSDTFTFLKTLSRHFNRQEAINDLKAIGRLSQWYSRFDLKYPLFDIIDVSFLWKILQILDLEDAGEFFDSYNAIYPEQYENFIEKNKSKIVGLLKRYTNTLTITEKGENLNIEYIPKTDGKNLNEESVIRAGQICLFLSKYKRYDVDAIHLPIPGMDYFRVLDEAHKQMVKKNIPNRFKRHVNRVWCDNVLVNYECSSVYEWQKQWFEIRTKSLDLVIVCTRFIETILQGKLDKANRIAERINRIRPEVYKLVSTRKEFPKRSSDLFNFIGIEELLRSFSEWSFSWKNCLEQFLWLQKGDEREKNLVDVNTQETLRKLGNMQESYEIIMNKTWAYFDVKKLTENEISLYNRLAKTISFFVSHLKKIGKVSYNARIAVANWLKTQERNRINIIKNVISVFNEIPDISFIPPAQTIEKNNIREAIIGIKGLVFKQVVEEKILIVLIDRLTGLADIDIDFYYFVTIEGDCLENNVALRISNNFFKKIKMSLKSGERFDDSGFNKPFPVPVKKDLLETLPGICMKEAVKEDAVTVLLSSILLKLWKLSEIQQRLSTEEETENSWRQELETAYAQDLEKSYKIIKNEVSDGIRKKYKALINDAILKKIPFDANCFQQLFKEDIQSIKM